GTCGGCGCAGCCGGGCACGGCCCGGTCGCAGCGGGGATGAAACACGCAGCCTGTCGGGGCGGCGGCCGGATTGGGCGTTTCGCCGGGCAGGGCAACCCGTCGCCGCTGGCCGGGGTCGAGTCCCGGCACGGCCGCGAGCAGCGCCCTGGTATACGGATGGCGCGGCCCGGCGTAAAGGGCGCGGGCCGGGGCCAGTTCCATGATCCGTCCCAGGTACATCACCGCCACCCGGTCGCTTAAATGGCCGACCACGGCCAGATCGTGGGAAATAAACAGATAGGCCAGCCCGTGACGCTCCTTGAGATCGGCCAGAAGGTTTAGGACCTGGGCCTGCACCGACACGTCCAGGGCCGAGACCGGCTCGTCGCACACCAAAAGGGCCGGCGACAGGGCCAGAGCCCGGGCAATGGCCACCCGCTGGCGCTGGCCGCCGGAAAACTGGTGGGGAAAACGTCTGGCATGTTCCGGGGCCAGTCCCACCTGGGTCAGCAACGCGGCCACCCGTTCCCGTCGCTCCCGGCCGGACAGGCCGCCCATGGCCCGCAGCCCTTCGGCCACGGTCCAGCCGATAGGCAGGCGCGGATTGAGCGAGGAATAGGGGTCCTGGAAGATCATCTGCACCAGACGCGGCAACTGGCGGCGCTGGGCCGTGGTTCCGGCCCAGGGGTCGATGCCGGCCAGACGCGCTGTGCCGGCACTGGGCGGCTCCAGGCCGACGGCCATGCGGGCCAGGGTCGATTTGCCGCAGCCTGATTCGCCGACCAGCCCCAGCGTCTCGCCCGGAGCCACGACAAGGTCCACATCGTCCACGGCCCGCACCACCCGTTCGCGTCGGGTGAAAAAACCCTCTTTGGTGCTATAGCGGCGGGAAACGCCGGCCAGTTCCAGCAGCGGTTTGGCGGAGTCTTCAGGATGCATGGAGCCAGCACCTCGCCTGCCGGCCGCCGGGCAAGGCAAAAAGCGGCGGCGTCTGCCGGGAGCAGGGTTCAAATGTGTGGGGGCAGCGGGGGTGGAAATGGCAGCCGGCCGGCAGGTCGGACAGACCTGGCACCGTGCCCGGGATGGGGGACAGGCGGCGTCCGGGGGCATCGACGCGCGGCAGCGAAGCGAGCAGGCCCTGGGAATAGGGATGGGCCGGACCCTTGAAAAATGCCGCCACCGGGGCGCGTTCCACCACCCGGCCGGCATACATGACGGCCACGTCGTCGGCGGTCTGGGCCACCACCCCGAGATTGTGGGTGACAAGCAGGATGGCCGTGCCGGCGTCCCGGGCCAGATCGAGCATCAGTTCCAGGATTTGCCCCTGGACCGTGACGTCCAGGGCCGTGGTCGGCTCGTCGGCGATCAAAAGCTCCGGGGAGAGCATGAGCGCCATGGCGATCATGACCCGCTGGCGTTGGCCGCCGGACAGTTCGTGGGGATAGCCGGCCAGCCGGCGACGCGGCTCGGGCAGCCCGACCCGGGCGAGCATGGCCTCGGCCGCATCAAGGGCCTCGCGCCGGGAAGCCCCGGCATGGACGCGCAGCGGTTCGGACACCTGATCGCCGATGGTCAGCACGGGATTGAGCGCGGTCATGGGTTCCTGAAAGATCATGGAGGCCCGCCGGCCCCGAATGGTGCGGCGCTCGCTCTCGGGCAGGGCCAGGATGTCCACCCCGCCCAGAAGCGCCCGGCCGGCCGTCACCCGCCCGGGCGGCGACACCAGCCCGAGCATGGACAGGGACAGCACGGTCTTGCCGCAGCCCGATTCGCCGACAACCGCCAGCACCCCGCCCCGGTCCAGGGTCAGGTCGACGTCGTCAACGGCCATGGCCGGCCCGGACGGACCGTCAAACACCGTGGTCAGCCCTGTCACTTCTAAAAGCCGTTGCTCCATGCCGCTCCTTCGCTCCCCCGGCTGGCCCGGTTCCACTTGCCACCGGCCAAACGGCGCGTTATAGACTGAACATAGTCTCGTTTATTCCTCAGGAGGATTCACATGAGCTACCCGTACCGCTCAATGCAAACGACGCAGTCCCGCGTCGAAGTTGTAAACGCCTTCATGCGCGGCGTCTACGGCTGGATGAGCCTGGGCCTGCTGGTGACCGCCGCCGCTTCGGTCTTCGTGGTCTCAAGCCCGGCCATCAGGCAGGCCGTCTTCGGCAATGCCATCATATTCTATGGCCTGATCATCGCCGAACTGGCCCTGGTCGTCGGCCTGTCCGCCGCCATAAACCGTCTGTCGGCCGGCACGGCCAGCGGGCTGTTCATGCTCTACAGCGCGCTTAACGGCGTGACCCTGTCGTCCATCTTCATCGTCTACACCCAGGCCACGATCTTCAAGGCCTTTCTGGTCACCGGCGGCATGTTCGGGGCCATGAGCCTCTACGGCCTGATGACCCGGCGCGACCTGACCAGCCTCGGCAGCTTCATGTTCATGGGCCTTATCGGCGTGGTGATTGCCTCGGTGGTCAACATCTTCACCAAAAGCGCCATGATGGACTTCATCATCTCCTGCGTGGGCGTGCTGGTCTTCACGGGCCTTACCGCCTACGACACCCAAAAGCTCAAGGTCATGGGCGACATGGCCCCGGCCGACGACGCCACGGCCGTGCGGCGGGGGACCATCCTCGGGGCGCTCACCCTCTACCTCGATTTCATCAACCTGTTCCTCATGATGCTGCGCCTTTTTGGCGGCGGATCGAGCAGGGACTAGGCCCTTCATTGTACATGCCCGTTTCCGGCCAGCCTTGGCCGGAAACGGGTAATCCCCGCCATGGCCAACGCACGTCGCACCCGGCGGCGAAGGGACAAACCTTCCCGCCCCTCCACCCTTTCGGCCCCGCGTCCGGCTCCGGGCGACCTCGGCCGCCGGCTCCTTCGGGGCCTGCTCATCCCGCCGTCCAGACTTTTTGCCCTCTACCGACGCCTGGAAGCCCGCTGCTTTGCCCTGGACCTGGCCAAAGTCTGCCGGCCGGCTGCGGCCACGGTGGCGGTCGGCGGCATGTCCCCGGACTGCCGGGGCCGGGTGATGCTGACCTCCTGGCTTCTGGGCTGGGCTGCGGCCCGAGGCGTGGGCGCGGCCGTGGCCGGGCCGGTCGGCGACGGCTGCCCGCCGGCCCACCCGTTCCAGGTCATGCCCGGCACCCACCCGGACGAGGCCGGCGTCGAAGCGGCCCTGCTGGCCCGCTACGCCCCGGCAGGACGCATCCTCATCGACGCCGATCCGCGAAACGCCGCTGCCTCGGCCATCCGCACCTTCGGCCCGGACATGCTGCTCCTCCAGGACGCCCTGGGCCAGCCGCGCCTACGCCGGGACCTGGAGCTGGCCATCCTCACCCCCGACGACCTGGGTGCGAATTTCGGCCGGGTGTTCCCGGCCGGCTCCTGGCGGCGCGGGCAAGAGGTGCTGTCCCAGGCCGCGGCCTTCATCATCCACGCCGGTCCCCACACCATCCAGGCGGCCATGGCCGCAGCCGAGAAACGTCTGGCCGTCTACGGCAAGCCTATTTTCGCCATGACTTTCGACCTCTGGCGCTGGCGTGGCCCCGACGGCCCGGCCGAAGCCTCGGCCCTGGCCGGCACACCCTACATCACGGTCCTTGGCGAATCCGACCGCGACAGCCTGCCCGATCTCTTTCGCCGCGACCTCGAAGCCGCGCCGCGCATGGCCTTTTTCGTCCATGACCGCCATCGCTTCACCCGCCAGGACTTCGAACACCTGCGGGCCGACGCCATCCGGTTGCGGGCCGCCACCATCGTCACCAGCCCGCGCTTCGATCTCAAGCTACGCCAAGGCGCGGCCCATCTGGACGGTCTGACGGTGTGGACCTATGATCCGGAAGTGGTTTTTGGCCCAACGCTTTTTACCGACCAGCCGTTCCTGGCCTGGTGGGAAGACCATTTCGGCGCCATTTTGTCCCAACGACTGACCGACTAGGAGCGTCCATGCCAATGCGCCGCCGCCCCCCGCTGCCGGTCCTCTTTGCGGCCCTGGCCCTGGGAGCCGGCCTGCTCTTTGCGGCCGGCTGCTTTGGCAACAAAGACACGGAACTGCGCCTGGGCTTTATCGCCACATTTAGCGGCGAGGACTTCCGGACCGGACGCGACGCCCTGGAAGCGGCCCGGTTCGCCGTGGACGCCGCCAATGCCGCAGGCCAGCCGACCATCGACGGAAAGCCCTGTCGCCTGCGCCTCTTTATCGCCGACGACAAGGATTCCCCGGAGGAGGCGGCCCAGGCGGTCAAAAAACTTGTCGAAAAAGACCATGTGACCGCCATTATCGGCCCCTACGCCAGCAGCCAGGCCGACGCCGCCGCCCTGGCCGCCGATGCGCTCGGCATTCCGCTCATCGCCCCCTCGTCCACGGCAGCCGTAGTCACGGCCGGCCGGCCCAACATTTTCCGCATCGCCTTTACCGACGCCTTCCAGGGCATGGTCCTCGGCCGGCTGGCCAGCCGGGAACTGGGACTGACCCGGGTGGCCATCATCGCCAATGCAGACGATCTCTCCAGCCAGTCCCTGACCGACGCCTTTGCCCAGGCCTTTAGCGCCTGCGGCGGCCGCCCGGCCGTGTTCGTTTACCAGGACCGCACCCGCCAGTTCGGGGATATCGTGGCCCAAGCCCTGGCCGACGCGCCGCAAGGCCTGTTCCTGCCGGTCGCCGGCAAGGAAGCGGTGCTGCTTGGCCTGGCCGCCCGCAAGGCCGGATTCACCGGCATCCTCATCGGCGGCGACACCTGGGACGGCCCGGAAGTCTCCCGGCTGGCCGCCTTTGACGGGGCCTATTTCGTGGACCACTGGCGGCAGGAAGCCCCGGGGGCGCGGGCGGCGGCCTACGCGGCCGCCTTTGCCCGGGAACGCAAACGCCCGCCCACCGAACTCGGAGCCCTGACCCAGGACGCCGTGGACGTGCTCGTCGCCGCCGCAGCCCAGGCCGGCTCGGTCAAACCCCAAGCCCTGACCAAAGCCCTCATCGAACTCCCGCCCCACGACGGCGTCACCGGCGTCTTCGACTTTATCGACGACGGCAACCCGGTCAAATCCCTCTACATCAGCCGCGTGGCCGGCGGCGGCTCCCGCCTCGACACCATCGAAGCCCCGCCGCCGCAGCCGTGCGACTAGTGAGGGGGAGGGAGAGGCTAGAGAGGGGGAGAGAAGAAGGGGAAGAGAAAGAGTGCCTCCGGCGGCCGGGGGGGATAATCCCCCCGGCCCCCTTGATGGGAACCAATTTTCCAGGGGGTTTGGCGCTGGACGAGAGCTGGAGGGGCGGGCGCCCTGGGCGACGGTCCCCTAGACGCGAAGCGTCTGGGCGGCCGTGGCCGCGACGCACAGGCCGGCAGCCCCGGCCGGCCAGGACACGGCTGGTTCCCGGTTCAAGGGCAACATCGCCAATCCGGTTTCCTCGCCCGGCCGATGCGCCGCCCGGTCTCCGGGCAGTTCGGCCAGACCAGCCTCAAGCAAGGCCCGCAAGAGGGCCATGCCGCCGCATTGCCGGCTCACTGCCGACTGTGACCAGACATGGTCAGCCACATACTTGCCCGACACATAGACCGTCGTGAAGCTCCACAAATAGGGACTGGGCACGGGCGGCGTCCGACGGCGATAGCCAAAGCCGTTATACCGCTCCAGGACGTAGGCCACTCCGGGAATGCTCCAGTCGTCCCAGGCGTCCAGACCGGCCAGGGCCAGGGCGTCTGTGGCGCTGTCCTCCCAGGCAAACGGCGGGGTTCCGGCCAGGGGGCGACCCTTGGGCACGCGCACGGTGCGCCCGGTCAGCGGATCGCCGTTGTGCAGGTGGCGGGTAAAATCCAGGCTCCCTTCCAAGGCGTGCAGGATGGCCACGACAAACCAGGGCACGCCGACCCGGTCCCCGACCGTCCGGTAGCGGGCCAACCGGGTTGGCTCGGCCATGCGTCGGGCCAGACGGGCCGTTTCAGCCGCCCGCTCGGGGCGGATGGCGGCGGCGGCATACAGGCGGCGGTATTCTTCGGCCAGGGACGAGGTGAAGGCGACGGCAGGCGACATGAAGGGACTCCTTCGGTTGTGGGTTGCATGACACTCCCACAACTCTATGAGTCCACGCCCAGGCGATTTCGTCAAGTCCGAAACCAGAGCGCACCCCCCAGCCGCGCATCACACACAAATGCGACAAGGGGATAACGCAAGAGGCTTCGGTAAAAATAAGCTTTTCCCTGTGCAGGGGTCCGGGGGGATCATCCCCCCGGCCGCCGGAGGCATTCTTTATTCTTCTCGCACGCGACACCCCGGCCGCCGGAGGCATTCCCCCTCCCAAAATCAAGCCTTTTACACAGCCCAGGCGGTGGCGGTGCGGCGGCCGGCGGAGAAGCGCATGGCCAGTTCATAGGCCACGTTGACGTCTTTCATGGCTTCTTCGTCGCCGCCAAGATCGGGGTGGTGCATCCGGGCCATGTGACGGTAGGCGTTTTTGATCTCATCCACGGAGCAGGGATAATCCAGGCACAGGATATCGTAGGCGCACTTGAGATTCATGCCGTTTTTGCGGGCCATCTCCCGGGCGCGGTATTGGCGGTCGCGGTCAGGGCGAAATCCATCGGCCGCACGTTCGGGACGTGGCCGGGCATGGGGCCGCGAAGCTCCGGCGGCCTGCTGGCCTTGTTGCGAGGCTCCCCGGGCGCTGCCGGTTGCCCCGGCGGTCGTCCCGGTCCGGCCGGCGGCTCCGGCAGCCGTGCCATTGCTCCCGCCGGCGGTTGTCCGCTGCTGTCCGGTGCTGCGGGAACCGGCGTCGGCTTCAGGACCGGCCGTCCTGGCCCGGAAGGTCGATTCCGGGCGCGGGCGTTCCCGGTGGACGCCGGCATGGGCGCGGAAGGTGGATTGGCCGGGCCGGGCCGATCCGGTGTGGCTGGCGCGGGTCCTGTCCTCGCCGGCAGCGGCCTGACCGGCTCCAGGGCGCTGTTGTCCTGCGGCCGAGGCCTGGGCGCTGCCGGCCGAAGACGCCCCGGCGGCCGGCCCTTTGGCCTCGGCGTGGGGGCGCGCCTTGAAGCGGTTGCGCTCGAAGGTCCCGGCCGAGGGTCCGGCCGCTCCCTGGGCCTGGGTGCGGGAAAAGCGGTCCGCTCCGCCCGGCGGCGGCGGAGGAGGGGGCGGCTGGCTGCGAAAACGGGA
The window above is part of the Desulfovibrio sp. TomC genome. Proteins encoded here:
- a CDS encoding ABC transporter ATP-binding protein, with the protein product MHPEDSAKPLLELAGVSRRYSTKEGFFTRRERVVRAVDDVDLVVAPGETLGLVGESGCGKSTLARMAVGLEPPSAGTARLAGIDPWAGTTAQRRQLPRLVQMIFQDPYSSLNPRLPIGWTVAEGLRAMGGLSGRERRERVAALLTQVGLAPEHARRFPHQFSGGQRQRVAIARALALSPALLVCDEPVSALDVSVQAQVLNLLADLKERHGLAYLFISHDLAVVGHLSDRVAVMYLGRIMELAPARALYAGPRHPYTRALLAAVPGLDPGQRRRVALPGETPNPAAAPTGCVFHPRCDRAVPGCADESPPLAEVAPGHFVRCSRL
- a CDS encoding ABC transporter ATP-binding protein: MEQRLLEVTGLTTVFDGPSGPAMAVDDVDLTLDRGGVLAVVGESGCGKTVLSLSMLGLVSPPGRVTAGRALLGGVDILALPESERRTIRGRRASMIFQEPMTALNPVLTIGDQVSEPLRVHAGASRREALDAAEAMLARVGLPEPRRRLAGYPHELSGGQRQRVMIAMALMLSPELLIADEPTTALDVTVQGQILELMLDLARDAGTAILLVTHNLGVVAQTADDVAVMYAGRVVERAPVAAFFKGPAHPYSQGLLASLPRVDAPGRRLSPIPGTVPGLSDLPAGCHFHPRCPHTFEPCSRQTPPLFALPGGRQARCWLHAS
- a CDS encoding Bax inhibitor-1/YccA family protein, yielding MSYPYRSMQTTQSRVEVVNAFMRGVYGWMSLGLLVTAAASVFVVSSPAIRQAVFGNAIIFYGLIIAELALVVGLSAAINRLSAGTASGLFMLYSALNGVTLSSIFIVYTQATIFKAFLVTGGMFGAMSLYGLMTRRDLTSLGSFMFMGLIGVVIASVVNIFTKSAMMDFIISCVGVLVFTGLTAYDTQKLKVMGDMAPADDATAVRRGTILGALTLYLDFINLFLMMLRLFGGGSSRD
- a CDS encoding tetraacyldisaccharide 4'-kinase — protein: MANARRTRRRRDKPSRPSTLSAPRPAPGDLGRRLLRGLLIPPSRLFALYRRLEARCFALDLAKVCRPAAATVAVGGMSPDCRGRVMLTSWLLGWAAARGVGAAVAGPVGDGCPPAHPFQVMPGTHPDEAGVEAALLARYAPAGRILIDADPRNAAASAIRTFGPDMLLLQDALGQPRLRRDLELAILTPDDLGANFGRVFPAGSWRRGQEVLSQAAAFIIHAGPHTIQAAMAAAEKRLAVYGKPIFAMTFDLWRWRGPDGPAEASALAGTPYITVLGESDRDSLPDLFRRDLEAAPRMAFFVHDRHRFTRQDFEHLRADAIRLRAATIVTSPRFDLKLRQGAAHLDGLTVWTYDPEVVFGPTLFTDQPFLAWWEDHFGAILSQRLTD
- a CDS encoding ABC transporter substrate-binding protein is translated as MPMRRRPPLPVLFAALALGAGLLFAAGCFGNKDTELRLGFIATFSGEDFRTGRDALEAARFAVDAANAAGQPTIDGKPCRLRLFIADDKDSPEEAAQAVKKLVEKDHVTAIIGPYASSQADAAALAADALGIPLIAPSSTAAVVTAGRPNIFRIAFTDAFQGMVLGRLASRELGLTRVAIIANADDLSSQSLTDAFAQAFSACGGRPAVFVYQDRTRQFGDIVAQALADAPQGLFLPVAGKEAVLLGLAARKAGFTGILIGGDTWDGPEVSRLAAFDGAYFVDHWRQEAPGARAAAYAAAFARERKRPPTELGALTQDAVDVLVAAAAQAGSVKPQALTKALIELPPHDGVTGVFDFIDDGNPVKSLYISRVAGGGSRLDTIEAPPPQPCD
- a CDS encoding peptidoglycan-binding protein, with protein sequence MSPAVAFTSSLAEEYRRLYAAAAIRPERAAETARLARRMAEPTRLARYRTVGDRVGVPWFVVAILHALEGSLDFTRHLHNGDPLTGRTVRVPKGRPLAGTPPFAWEDSATDALALAGLDAWDDWSIPGVAYVLERYNGFGYRRRTPPVPSPYLWSFTTVYVSGKYVADHVWSQSAVSRQCGGMALLRALLEAGLAELPGDRAAHRPGEETGLAMLPLNREPAVSWPAGAAGLCVAATAAQTLRV
- a CDS encoding DnaJ domain-containing protein — encoded protein: MPRHAQGQSGYGAKAGSGVADWQALEVQLTRTRVLLQEILVHLQEVLKNLRTARNGSTASAGRAEAAGARFTTARDSRFRSQPPPPPPPPGGADRFSRTQAQGAAGPSAGTFERNRFKARPHAEAKGPAAGASSAGSAQASAAGQQRPGAGQAAAGEDRTRASHTGSARPGQSTFRAHAGVHRERPRPESTFRARTAGPEADAGSRSTGQQRTTAGGSNGTAAGAAGRTGTTAGATGSARGASQQGQQAAGASRPHARPRPERAADGFRPDRDRQYRAREMARKNGMNLKCAYDILCLDYPCSVDEIKNAYRHMARMHHPDLGGDEEAMKDVNVAYELAMRFSAGRRTATAWAV